In the Pseudomonas orientalis genome, one interval contains:
- a CDS encoding DsbA family oxidoreductase: MSTALKIDFISDVSCPWCVIGLRGLTEALDQLGAEVQAEIHFQPFELNPKMPPEGQNIVEHISEKYGASAEESQANRARIRDMGAELGFAFRTDGQSRIYNTFDAHRLLHWAGLEGLQYNLKEALFKAYFSDGQDPSDHATLASIAESVGLDPKRADDILASEEYAAEVREQEKLWITRGVTSVPTIVFNDQYAVSGGQPAEAFVGAIRQIITESKN, from the coding sequence ATGAGTACTGCCCTGAAAATCGATTTCATCAGCGACGTCTCCTGCCCCTGGTGCGTCATCGGCCTGCGTGGCCTGACCGAAGCCCTCGACCAGCTTGGCGCCGAGGTGCAGGCCGAGATTCATTTCCAGCCGTTCGAACTGAACCCGAAGATGCCCCCTGAAGGGCAGAACATCGTTGAGCATATCAGCGAAAAATACGGCGCCAGCGCCGAAGAGTCCCAGGCTAACCGCGCGCGCATCCGTGACATGGGCGCCGAACTCGGCTTTGCCTTCCGTACCGACGGCCAGAGCCGTATCTACAACACCTTCGACGCGCACCGCCTGCTGCATTGGGCCGGGCTGGAAGGCTTGCAGTACAACCTCAAGGAAGCCTTGTTCAAGGCGTACTTCAGCGACGGCCAGGACCCTTCCGACCACGCGACCCTGGCGAGTATCGCCGAAAGCGTCGGCCTGGACCCCAAACGCGCCGACGATATTCTCGCCTCTGAGGAATACGCCGCCGAGGTGCGCGAACAAGAGAAATTGTGGATCACCCGCGGCGTGACCTCGGTGCCGACCATCGTGTTCAACGACCAGTACGCGGTCAGCGGTGGCCAGCCGGCCGAAGCCTTCGTTGGCGCGATTCGCCAGATCATCACTGAGTCCAAAAACTAG
- a CDS encoding arginase, which translates to MNILDLDHSLTGQAPIARRLASGRATRLDLLDLGPKLRLWSTEKTWKRFVERLAQRPRPNDARPEILFVGSGDYHHLTPAFLADLKEPVSLIHFDNHPDWVRFAPKRHCGSWVNRALKMPAIKRIVTLGPCSDDLHKPQLRGGNLGALKRGQLQLFPWQHPPSQVWGRIGDGAGHQQQENHLHWRNLAQLDWAAFLDQMIAGLPTEAIWITIDKDVLASEDAATNWDQGGMRLSHLLQALRALAARKRIIGIDVCGEFAAPAFSNAFKRWEAKSDQPPPERWSAQDLQRNAATNEALIDLFEELFP; encoded by the coding sequence TTGAACATTCTTGACCTCGACCACAGCCTCACCGGTCAGGCGCCGATTGCCCGGCGGTTGGCCAGCGGCCGGGCTACACGCCTCGACCTGCTGGACCTGGGCCCGAAACTGCGCCTGTGGTCCACCGAAAAAACCTGGAAACGCTTCGTCGAGCGCCTGGCCCAGCGGCCGCGGCCCAACGATGCGCGCCCGGAAATCCTGTTCGTCGGCTCCGGCGACTATCACCACCTCACGCCGGCGTTTCTGGCCGACCTGAAGGAGCCCGTCAGCCTGATCCACTTCGACAACCACCCCGACTGGGTGCGTTTTGCGCCCAAGCGTCACTGTGGGTCGTGGGTCAACCGCGCGCTGAAAATGCCGGCGATCAAACGCATCGTCACCCTGGGGCCGTGCAGTGACGACCTGCACAAGCCGCAACTGCGCGGCGGTAACCTTGGCGCCCTCAAGCGCGGGCAATTGCAGCTGTTTCCCTGGCAGCACCCGCCGTCGCAGGTCTGGGGCCGGATCGGCGACGGCGCCGGGCACCAACAGCAGGAAAACCATCTGCACTGGCGCAATCTGGCGCAGCTGGACTGGGCGGCGTTCCTCGACCAGATGATCGCCGGCCTGCCCACCGAAGCGATCTGGATCACCATCGACAAGGACGTACTGGCCAGCGAAGACGCCGCCACCAATTGGGACCAGGGCGGCATGCGCCTGAGCCACTTGCTCCAGGCCTTGCGAGCGTTGGCGGCGCGTAAACGCATCATTGGCATCGACGTGTGCGGCGAGTTCGCGGCGCCTGCGTTCAGCAACGCCTTCAAGCGCTGGGAGGCCAAGTCCGACCAGCCACCGCCCGAGCGTTGGAGCGCGCAGGATTTGCAGCGCAATGCGGCGACCAATGAAGCCTTGATCGACCTGTTTGAGGAGCTGTTCCCGTGA
- a CDS encoding EamA family transporter, giving the protein MTLTVVLLLAFSIVLDVIGQLCFKLGVDRLPQLEGGFRLRAFWGQVFNAPLLWAGVGAYVIEFFVWLEALSRAPLSLLFPLAALAYCLVVLAGRVVLKEPVSRRRWLGTLVITFGVMLVAIAGGQA; this is encoded by the coding sequence GTGACCCTGACCGTGGTGCTGTTGCTGGCGTTTTCCATTGTTCTCGATGTGATTGGCCAGTTGTGTTTCAAGCTGGGCGTGGACCGTTTACCGCAACTCGAGGGCGGTTTTCGCCTGCGCGCGTTCTGGGGCCAGGTGTTCAATGCGCCGCTGCTCTGGGCCGGCGTCGGGGCCTATGTGATCGAGTTTTTCGTCTGGCTCGAGGCCTTGTCCCGCGCGCCGTTGAGCCTGCTGTTTCCGCTGGCGGCGCTGGCCTATTGCCTGGTGGTGCTGGCGGGCAGGGTAGTGCTCAAGGAACCCGTCAGCCGACGGCGCTGGCTGGGCACGCTGGTGATTACCTTCGGTGTGATGTTGGTGGCGATTGCGGGGGGGCAGGCATGA
- a CDS encoding EamA family transporter — protein sequence MSTQPIDTGWLHGRLGTLVLWALLIATESAGQLFTKVAGDQLGQMDFSWQWLTQVARNPGILAAIASYLGAFFVWMLILRRSSLSLAFPLSSLVFVAVLLGSWLGLGEHISVLHWVGVAVIVTGIALLAEGEEN from the coding sequence ATGAGTACGCAACCAATCGATACGGGCTGGCTGCATGGTCGTCTTGGCACGCTGGTGCTGTGGGCGCTGTTGATCGCTACGGAAAGTGCCGGGCAATTGTTTACCAAGGTGGCCGGTGATCAATTGGGCCAGATGGATTTCAGCTGGCAGTGGCTGACGCAGGTGGCGCGCAACCCCGGGATTCTGGCGGCGATTGCCAGTTATCTCGGCGCATTTTTTGTGTGGATGCTGATCCTGCGGCGTAGCAGTTTGTCCCTGGCCTTTCCGTTGAGTTCGCTGGTGTTTGTGGCGGTGCTGCTGGGGTCGTGGCTGGGGTTGGGGGAGCACATCAGCGTTTTGCACTGGGTGGGGGTGGCGGTGATTGTGACCGGCATTGCGTTGTTGGCGGAGGGAGAAGAGAACTGA
- a CDS encoding MipA/OmpV family protein codes for MSKLTSVVFAGIFGVCGLSTTAWAQGISGDVGAGLSYQPHDPSGSRYETRPVPYLDLDWGNVSLSTDDGLTWSVLNTHGITAGPYINYLSGRTSNGALQGMRNVSDMAEVGGFVQYAPADFWRVYAQLGQAVGGGHTQSGALGKLGGELGYPLGGGIIGSTGLVAHFADARQANTFFGVDNNEAAATGFRPYNASGGLQNVALSQSFAFPLAAHWSLLTSASWVHLVGSAANSSIVRQAGSVNQRQVQTAISYTFD; via the coding sequence ATGTCCAAACTCACGTCCGTTGTATTCGCAGGCATTTTCGGGGTGTGCGGCCTCTCCACCACCGCCTGGGCGCAAGGCATCAGCGGCGACGTGGGCGCCGGCCTCAGTTACCAGCCCCATGACCCGAGCGGCAGCCGCTACGAAACCCGCCCTGTCCCTTACCTGGACCTGGACTGGGGCAACGTGAGCCTGAGCACCGATGACGGCTTGACCTGGAGCGTGCTCAATACCCACGGGATTACCGCCGGGCCCTATATCAACTACCTCTCGGGGCGCACCTCCAATGGCGCGCTGCAAGGCATGCGCAATGTGTCGGACATGGCCGAGGTCGGCGGTTTCGTCCAGTACGCCCCGGCCGATTTCTGGCGGGTCTACGCGCAGTTGGGCCAGGCCGTGGGCGGTGGGCACACGCAGAGTGGCGCGCTCGGCAAGCTCGGCGGCGAACTCGGCTATCCGCTGGGTGGCGGGATTATCGGCAGCACCGGGCTGGTCGCGCATTTTGCCGATGCGCGCCAGGCCAATACCTTCTTCGGCGTGGACAACAACGAAGCCGCCGCCACGGGCTTTCGGCCCTACAACGCCAGCGGTGGCTTGCAGAACGTGGCGCTGAGCCAGAGCTTCGCGTTCCCGCTGGCGGCGCATTGGTCATTGCTGACCAGCGCCAGCTGGGTGCACCTGGTCGGCTCGGCGGCCAACAGCAGCATCGTCAGGCAGGCCGGCAGCGTCAACCAGCGCCAGGTGCAGACGGCGATCAGCTACACCTTCGATTAA
- a CDS encoding MtnX-like HAD-IB family phosphatase, which produces MNQWHIVCDFDGTITPTDVIDNVLQRFAGPEWETIEQQWLDGHIGSRECLSRQLALIKATPSELLAYFDSVEIDPDFPDFVDHVMGLGATIEVVSDGIEQGIARILSRNYVTLLPILANRLRQVDQNSWRIDFPYASDACRAASGNCKCKSTPGNKRVLVIGDGKSDMCVASTADFVFAKGSLAEYCVAHRIPHARFDTFAEVPALLAQLPQGIAANAATFNTSSDTQELFHHV; this is translated from the coding sequence ATGAACCAATGGCATATCGTGTGTGACTTCGACGGGACCATCACCCCCACCGATGTCATCGACAACGTCCTCCAACGCTTCGCCGGCCCCGAGTGGGAAACCATCGAACAGCAATGGCTGGATGGGCATATCGGTTCACGCGAATGCCTGAGCCGCCAGCTGGCGCTGATCAAGGCCACTCCCAGTGAACTGCTGGCGTATTTCGACAGCGTCGAGATCGATCCGGACTTCCCGGATTTCGTCGATCACGTCATGGGCCTGGGCGCGACCATCGAAGTGGTCAGCGACGGCATCGAGCAGGGCATCGCACGCATTCTGTCGCGCAACTACGTGACCTTGCTGCCGATCCTCGCCAACCGCCTGCGCCAGGTCGACCAGAACAGCTGGCGCATCGACTTTCCGTACGCCAGCGATGCCTGCCGCGCCGCCTCCGGCAACTGCAAGTGCAAGTCCACGCCGGGCAACAAACGCGTGCTGGTGATCGGCGATGGCAAGTCCGACATGTGCGTGGCCTCCACCGCCGACTTCGTGTTCGCCAAGGGCAGCCTCGCCGAGTATTGCGTCGCCCACCGCATTCCCCATGCGCGCTTTGACACCTTTGCCGAGGTGCCTGCCCTGCTGGCGCAACTGCCGCAAGGCATCGCCGCCAACGCCGCGACTTTCAACACCTCTTCCGACACTCAGGAACTCTTCCATCATGTCTGA
- a CDS encoding aspartate aminotransferase family protein encodes MSDIRIATAEDQILLDKEAKYCSYGDTVHYIEPPRIFSRCEGSYVWDTEDQAYLDLQMWYSAVNFGYANPRLNNALKQQIDTLPQIASQYLHKGKIELSEMIAVDAKKKFGLDGRVHFNVGGSQSIEDSLKVVRNASNGKSLMFAFEGGYHGRTLGASSITSSFRYRRRYGHFGERANFIPFPYHFRGPKGMTKEEYGSHCVQQFARLFETEYNGVWDPKTNQCEYAAFYVEPIQGTGGYVIPPMNFYRELKHVLDQHGILMVSDEIQMGFYRTGKLWSIEHFDVQPDVIVFGKALTNGLNPLGGIWAREELINPTVFPPGSTHSTFASNPLGTAVGLEMFKMTNEVDYGAMVMAKGKFFLEGLQDLQKRFPIIGDVDGLGLALRCEICGPDGFTPDKATLDYMVEEGMKGDMVVDGQKLGLILDVGGYYKNVITLAPSLEISYPEIELGLKLLEQLLVRATKR; translated from the coding sequence ATGTCTGATATCCGCATTGCCACCGCCGAAGACCAGATCCTTCTGGATAAAGAAGCCAAGTACTGCTCCTACGGCGACACCGTTCACTACATCGAGCCGCCGCGTATTTTCAGCCGCTGCGAAGGCTCCTACGTGTGGGATACCGAAGACCAGGCCTACCTCGACCTGCAGATGTGGTACTCGGCCGTCAACTTCGGCTATGCCAACCCGCGCCTGAACAATGCGCTGAAACAGCAGATCGACACCCTGCCGCAGATCGCCAGTCAGTACCTGCACAAAGGCAAGATCGAGCTGTCGGAAATGATCGCGGTCGATGCCAAGAAAAAATTCGGCCTCGACGGTCGTGTGCACTTCAATGTCGGCGGTTCGCAATCGATTGAAGACTCGTTGAAGGTGGTGCGCAACGCCAGCAATGGCAAGAGCCTGATGTTCGCCTTCGAAGGCGGCTACCACGGCCGTACGCTCGGCGCCTCATCGATCACCTCCAGCTTCCGCTACCGTCGTCGCTATGGCCATTTTGGCGAGCGCGCCAACTTCATTCCGTTCCCGTACCACTTCCGTGGCCCGAAAGGCATGACCAAGGAAGAATACGGCAGCCACTGCGTGCAGCAATTCGCGCGCCTGTTCGAGACTGAATACAACGGCGTCTGGGACCCGAAAACCAACCAGTGCGAATACGCGGCGTTCTATGTGGAGCCGATCCAGGGCACCGGCGGCTACGTGATCCCGCCGATGAACTTCTATCGCGAACTCAAGCACGTCCTCGATCAGCACGGCATCCTGATGGTCTCGGATGAAATCCAGATGGGCTTCTACCGCACCGGCAAACTCTGGTCGATCGAGCACTTCGACGTGCAGCCGGACGTGATCGTGTTCGGCAAGGCGCTGACCAACGGCCTCAACCCGCTGGGCGGCATCTGGGCCCGTGAAGAGCTGATCAACCCGACGGTGTTCCCGCCAGGCTCGACCCACTCAACCTTCGCCTCCAACCCGCTGGGCACTGCCGTCGGCCTGGAAATGTTCAAGATGACCAACGAAGTCGATTACGGCGCGATGGTCATGGCCAAGGGCAAGTTCTTCCTGGAGGGCTTGCAGGACCTGCAGAAACGTTTCCCGATCATCGGCGATGTCGACGGCCTGGGCCTGGCGCTGCGCTGCGAAATCTGCGGGCCGGATGGCTTCACCCCGGACAAGGCGACCCTGGACTACATGGTCGAGGAAGGGATGAAGGGCGACATGGTGGTCGATGGCCAGAAACTCGGCCTGATCCTCGACGTGGGCGGTTACTACAAGAACGTCATCACCCTGGCACCATCGCTGGAGATCAGCTACCCGGAAATCGAACTGGGCCTGAAGCTGCTCGAGCAACTGCTGGTACGGGCGACCAAGCGGTGA
- a CDS encoding alpha/beta hydrolase, which yields MSAGEIDLGEGDAGFVLGEGPVGILLIHGLTGTPTELRQVARGLVKAGNCTVYVPTLAGHCGDNSDLQATGWRDWYEGVRKTFVQVKRRHAQVFVGGLSMGAVMSMYVAAEHPGQVAGLLMYSTTLKYDGWSINKLAFLTPLLMRIPFGVHVCSFEEKPPYGIKNERLRAIVERQMKEGASSEAGLLTMEGITVRELHRLNAVVKKRMPAIKVPALVLHSIEDDITSRWNADYVERHLGGPVTKILLDNCYHMITVDLQYRRVIELSAEFVERHSMHLNRVA from the coding sequence GTGAGTGCCGGCGAGATCGACCTCGGTGAAGGCGATGCCGGCTTCGTTCTCGGTGAGGGTCCGGTCGGGATCCTGTTGATCCACGGCCTGACCGGTACTCCGACCGAGTTGCGCCAGGTCGCCAGGGGGCTGGTCAAGGCAGGCAACTGCACGGTGTACGTGCCCACCCTGGCCGGTCACTGCGGCGACAACAGTGACCTGCAGGCCACCGGCTGGCGTGACTGGTACGAAGGGGTGCGCAAGACCTTCGTACAGGTCAAGCGGCGTCACGCACAGGTGTTTGTCGGCGGCTTGTCCATGGGCGCGGTGATGTCGATGTACGTGGCGGCCGAGCACCCGGGGCAGGTCGCCGGGCTGCTGATGTATTCCACCACCTTGAAATACGACGGTTGGAGCATCAACAAGCTGGCCTTTCTCACACCGTTGCTGATGAGGATTCCGTTCGGCGTGCACGTTTGCAGCTTCGAAGAGAAGCCGCCCTACGGCATCAAGAACGAACGCCTGCGGGCCATCGTCGAGCGGCAGATGAAGGAGGGCGCGAGCAGCGAGGCGGGGTTGTTGACCATGGAAGGCATCACCGTGCGCGAGTTGCATCGTCTCAATGCCGTGGTCAAGAAGCGCATGCCGGCGATCAAGGTCCCGGCGCTGGTGCTGCACTCCATCGAGGACGACATCACCAGCCGCTGGAACGCCGATTACGTGGAGCGCCACCTCGGCGGCCCGGTGACCAAGATCCTGCTGGATAACTGCTATCACATGATCACCGTCGATTTGCAGTACCGGCGCGTGATCGAGTTGAGCGCCGAGTTTGTCGAGCGGCATTCGATGCATCTCAATCGTGTGGCCTGA
- a CDS encoding GNAT family N-acetyltransferase, whose amino-acid sequence MITTQAYPTIRAIQRDAWNDCFPGALEDWDYYLAVENAAINDFQWRYLAVYEHQTLVAVAVAFVTHYRLDTTVSGVGKRLSERLQRLWPGALQLALYAIGSPVAERCDAGIASHVPEGRRPLLLQQLLIAARRDADGFGIGLLAVKDAPTHDSHWAQSCRAAGFQSMPSLPTGVLPVPYGSVDAYLGSLGKSTRKDLRRKLRAPGPRVEWRHNIDDVLPEVMRLYEATLTRADLQFERLPAGYFTGILEQLQARAVCVLYWVDEHLVAFNLILLDEHRLIDKFFGHDIAFSREYNLYFRSWLTNVDYCIQHNIALYECGQAGYASKLRLGCEFQGNSLFFRHRNRLVNGLLKLVKVFIRPDRSDPAMAAAISET is encoded by the coding sequence GTGATAACCACCCAAGCCTACCCGACCATCCGGGCTATCCAGCGCGATGCCTGGAATGACTGTTTCCCCGGTGCCCTGGAGGACTGGGACTATTACCTTGCCGTGGAAAATGCCGCGATCAATGACTTCCAGTGGCGTTACCTGGCCGTCTACGAACATCAGACGCTGGTGGCCGTAGCGGTCGCGTTCGTTACCCATTATCGCCTGGACACCACCGTGTCCGGGGTCGGCAAGCGCTTGTCCGAGCGCTTGCAACGCCTGTGGCCGGGCGCTTTGCAGTTGGCCCTGTACGCGATCGGCTCGCCGGTGGCCGAGCGTTGTGACGCGGGTATTGCCAGCCACGTGCCCGAGGGGCGCAGGCCGCTGTTGCTCCAGCAATTGCTCATTGCGGCGCGCCGCGATGCCGACGGGTTCGGCATCGGCCTGCTGGCGGTCAAGGACGCACCGACCCACGACTCGCACTGGGCCCAGAGTTGTCGCGCCGCAGGTTTTCAAAGCATGCCGAGTCTGCCCACCGGCGTATTGCCGGTGCCCTATGGTTCGGTGGACGCCTACCTGGGCTCCCTGGGTAAATCGACGCGCAAAGACCTGCGCCGCAAACTGCGCGCGCCCGGACCACGGGTGGAGTGGCGGCACAACATCGATGATGTGCTGCCCGAGGTGATGCGCCTCTATGAAGCCACGCTCACGCGTGCGGACTTGCAGTTCGAACGCCTGCCCGCCGGCTACTTCACGGGGATTCTCGAACAACTGCAAGCGCGTGCGGTGTGTGTACTTTACTGGGTGGACGAACACCTGGTGGCATTCAACCTGATCCTGCTCGACGAGCATCGGCTGATCGACAAGTTTTTCGGGCATGACATCGCGTTCAGCCGTGAATACAACCTGTACTTCCGCAGCTGGCTGACCAATGTCGACTACTGTATCCAGCACAATATTGCGCTGTACGAATGCGGCCAGGCCGGATATGCCAGTAAACTGCGCCTGGGGTGCGAGTTTCAGGGCAACAGCCTGTTTTTCCGCCACCGCAACCGGCTGGTCAACGGCCTGCTCAAGCTTGTAAAAGTGTTTATCCGACCGGACCGTTCCGACCCTGCCATGGCTGCTGCGATAAGCGAAACCTGA
- a CDS encoding sensor histidine kinase, protein MITKTRQKARPFAISRWSVQRKLVLAFWLVSVIPTMIAAELAATTLSQIFDSNVRIWLQESTKIVKDEIGDILHDNARMAKLFLRYTSPPSSRQAERHDRLTADIASATDIDVVALIRTSDHKVLFSTAADDIVKQISLTSNAVLQTVQVAGVSTGLVVSTFETNRDGVDYLLLVATYLDSSFLTSVADVHSLDLRLYLANPSGFSEIFSTQRFENHPSRIPKDVEAEMRTTRQPSEQFTNQYSGLYWPIFNDAGELQGVIFSGLLRHTSLVGLVNQSNLFMLIFLVSSALSLAAGMWVSRRLTQPLRDLSQGVNAVISGNYTHRVVVSGGDELAQLSSTFNHMTERLGELHHLEAQLRRRDRLHALGEVAMGLAHEIRNPLGIIKTATQLLHRRADLPDTDKRHLEYVISEVSRINELITEFLDFAKPNPPMRVLQPARALVEEILGFCSPELSIHNIDAQIDDQAPDATIYADAKQLKQACLNLILNAIDAMPDGGRLTLGIRSAGDNTVISIADTGEGIPADMVERIFTPFVTTKASGTGLGLAKVYSIMESHDGSIECATEKDAGATFNLYIPANGEDDGEDGDGHDA, encoded by the coding sequence ATGATTACCAAGACCCGCCAGAAAGCCCGGCCCTTTGCCATTTCGCGCTGGAGCGTGCAGCGCAAGCTGGTGCTGGCCTTCTGGCTGGTCAGCGTCATTCCGACCATGATCGCGGCGGAACTGGCCGCCACCACGTTGTCGCAGATTTTCGACAGCAACGTGCGTATCTGGCTTCAGGAGTCGACCAAGATCGTCAAGGACGAGATCGGCGACATCCTTCACGACAACGCGCGCATGGCCAAGCTGTTCCTGCGCTACACCAGCCCGCCCTCATCCAGGCAGGCCGAACGGCATGACCGGCTCACCGCCGACATCGCCAGTGCCACCGACATCGATGTGGTGGCGCTGATTCGTACCAGTGATCACAAGGTGCTGTTCAGCACCGCCGCCGACGACATCGTCAAGCAGATCAGCCTGACCAGCAATGCGGTGTTGCAGACGGTACAGGTCGCCGGCGTGAGCACCGGCCTGGTGGTGTCGACCTTCGAGACCAACCGCGATGGGGTCGATTATCTGCTGCTGGTGGCCACTTACCTGGACAGCAGCTTCCTCACCAGCGTCGCCGATGTGCATTCCCTCGACCTGCGTTTGTACTTGGCCAACCCGTCGGGGTTTTCCGAGATATTTTCGACTCAGCGCTTTGAAAACCACCCGTCGCGCATTCCCAAGGACGTCGAAGCCGAGATGCGCACCACGCGGCAGCCGAGCGAGCAGTTCACCAATCAGTACAGCGGTTTGTACTGGCCGATATTCAACGACGCCGGCGAGCTGCAAGGCGTGATCTTCAGCGGCCTGCTGCGCCACACGAGCCTGGTGGGGCTGGTGAACCAGAGCAATTTGTTCATGCTGATTTTCCTGGTCAGCTCGGCGCTGTCGCTGGCCGCGGGCATGTGGGTGTCGCGACGCCTGACCCAGCCCCTGCGCGACTTGTCCCAGGGCGTGAACGCGGTGATTTCGGGCAACTACACGCACCGTGTCGTGGTCAGCGGCGGCGACGAGCTGGCGCAACTGAGCAGCACGTTCAACCACATGACGGAACGCCTGGGCGAATTGCATCATCTGGAAGCCCAGCTACGCCGGCGTGATCGCCTGCATGCCCTGGGTGAAGTTGCCATGGGCCTGGCCCATGAAATCCGCAACCCGTTGGGCATCATCAAGACCGCCACCCAACTGCTGCACCGTCGCGCCGACTTGCCGGACACCGACAAGCGCCACCTGGAGTACGTCATCAGCGAGGTCAGCCGGATCAACGAACTGATCACCGAATTTCTCGACTTTGCCAAGCCCAATCCGCCGATGCGCGTCCTGCAGCCGGCACGCGCCCTGGTGGAAGAAATCCTTGGATTCTGCAGCCCGGAGTTGAGCATCCACAACATCGACGCACAGATTGACGACCAGGCGCCCGACGCCACGATCTACGCGGACGCCAAGCAGCTCAAGCAGGCCTGCCTCAACCTGATTCTCAACGCCATCGACGCAATGCCCGACGGCGGGCGCCTCACCCTGGGTATCCGCAGCGCGGGCGACAACACCGTGATCAGCATCGCCGATACCGGCGAAGGTATTCCGGCGGACATGGTCGAGCGCATCTTCACGCCGTTCGTCACCACCAAGGCCTCGGGCACGGGCCTGGGACTGGCCAAAGTCTATTCGATCATGGAGAGTCACGACGGCAGCATCGAGTGCGCCACCGAGAAAGATGCCGGCGCCACCTTCAACCTGTACATTCCGGCTAACGGTGAAGACGACGGCGAGGATGGGGACGGGCATGACGCATAA
- a CDS encoding sigma-54-dependent transcriptional regulator, whose translation MTHNVLVVDDEPKLCDLLSSALSQSGIQVFTAGNGLHALKVLEQEAIDLVISDWRMPGMDGPALLAEIKQRYPQVPVIVMTAYSTVKNAVQSMRNGAYDYIAKPFDIDELDITVAKALQFRDIMRDNARLRAELDEHAQFDSLVGDSPAFRKVLQAVDSVRDSSATILLTGESGTGKEMVARAIHKHGSRADQPFVAVNCAAIPEGLLESEMFGHRKGAFTGAVADRVGRFMQADKGTLFLDEVGDMPLALQAKILRALQERVIEPVGDPRERKVDVRVIAATNKNLLDAVANKEFREDLYYRLNVFPIPLPALRDRVEDIAPLARHFAHTLSATAGKRISGFSPEALQAMAAYHWPGNIRELQNCVERATIVAASPVIEDIDLPGYLFASRPAEAGTAAILSDGPGLPQDLDAALAEVEKAYILAALQESNGVQAAAAAKIGISERSFWYRLKKLGIQVDKIVR comes from the coding sequence ATGACGCATAACGTATTGGTGGTCGACGACGAGCCCAAGCTCTGTGACCTGCTGTCGTCCGCCCTGAGCCAGAGCGGCATCCAGGTGTTTACCGCAGGCAATGGCCTGCACGCGCTCAAGGTGCTGGAGCAGGAAGCCATCGACCTGGTCATCAGCGACTGGCGCATGCCGGGGATGGACGGGCCGGCGTTGCTGGCCGAGATCAAACAGCGTTATCCGCAGGTGCCGGTGATCGTGATGACGGCCTACAGCACGGTGAAAAATGCCGTGCAATCGATGCGCAATGGCGCCTACGACTACATTGCCAAGCCGTTCGATATCGACGAGCTGGACATCACCGTGGCCAAGGCCCTGCAGTTTCGCGACATCATGCGCGACAACGCGCGCCTGCGCGCCGAGCTGGATGAACATGCGCAGTTCGACAGCCTGGTGGGCGACAGCCCGGCGTTTCGCAAAGTGCTGCAAGCGGTAGACTCGGTGCGCGACAGCAGTGCAACTATCCTGCTGACCGGCGAAAGCGGTACCGGCAAGGAAATGGTCGCGCGTGCCATTCACAAGCATGGTAGCCGTGCCGACCAGCCGTTCGTGGCGGTCAATTGCGCGGCGATTCCTGAAGGCTTGCTGGAAAGTGAGATGTTCGGTCATCGCAAGGGCGCGTTCACCGGCGCCGTGGCCGACCGGGTAGGGCGCTTCATGCAGGCCGACAAGGGCACGCTGTTCCTCGATGAGGTCGGTGATATGCCGTTGGCCTTGCAGGCCAAGATCCTGCGCGCCTTGCAGGAGCGGGTTATCGAGCCGGTGGGCGACCCCCGCGAACGCAAGGTGGACGTGCGGGTGATCGCCGCCACCAACAAGAATCTGCTGGACGCCGTGGCCAACAAGGAGTTTCGCGAGGACCTGTATTACCGCCTGAATGTCTTCCCGATCCCTTTGCCGGCCCTGCGCGATCGCGTGGAAGATATCGCGCCCCTGGCCCGGCACTTCGCCCACACCCTCAGCGCGACGGCCGGCAAACGCATCAGCGGGTTCAGCCCCGAAGCCTTGCAGGCGATGGCGGCGTATCACTGGCCGGGCAATATCCGCGAGCTGCAAAACTGCGTGGAGCGGGCAACCATTGTGGCGGCTTCGCCGGTGATCGAGGATATCGATTTGCCGGGGTATCTGTTTGCCTCCAGGCCCGCCGAGGCTGGCACGGCGGCAATCCTGAGTGATGGGCCGGGTTTGCCGCAGGATCTGGATGCGGCGCTGGCGGAGGTGGAGAAGGCTTATATTCTGGCGGCCTTGCAGGAGAGCAATGGGGTGCAGGCTGCGGCTGCGGCGAAGATCGGGATCTCGGAGAGGAGCTTCTGGTATCGCCTGAAGAAGCTGGGCATCCAGGTCGACAAAATAGTTCGCTGA